TAAAAATGGACTCCTTGCGCACATATTTGGatctttttttagataaGAAAAAGATTTACAAGGTAAtcataattttgttaaaaattgaattgaGAAGTATTACGTTTTTAAGCAtaccattatttttttttatcaaaagtaaatattaattattaatcatttgatgtaaatttaaaggaagaaattttgttaaagattaaaaaaatttttttgacatatattatatttataaactttttttatacaaatttatagatcattttaaaatcatatcaaaaaacttttagaaaaaaaaatatttcaatatatcatatttattatatttactaatttaaaaaaatttaaataggATAAGTAATTagtttacataaaaaatttgaaaacatttttttttaagttaaatagtttaaaaaattctagaaaaactattcattttttaataaaataattttctattttatatgtagtataaattaatcatttttatataaaaattatttgtaatttatttataaagttatttttcaGGAAAACTTAtgaaagaaattaaaaaagttgttataaaaattgtacaaATTGTCATAAGAAAAGTTTTtagaagaaataaataaaaatgtttttaaaaaagtattttaacaagataaaaattattattaaataaaaagtttaatatagtttttatttttcaagatcatcaataaaatattaagttttgtgaaaaattagaaataaattagaaatcatcacaatttaataaataatttcaattcaatttttatataaaaaaataacgtAAATAGTATAATACTATAGTtgtaaactatttttaaagtaaaatttatttatttaaaagaaacatttttacatataaggtaaaaatttattttttttaaaaacctttctaataaaataatattgaataaatttttagttgataatttatcactctaatttttataaaaacaaaaaactatatttttaattaaatcaatcattgaataaaaaaaaatttttttatacacaAATTACTTCATGAAGCAGTTCAGATTAACATTTTCACTTCACTTCATTTCATTTCATTtcataacaataaaatatattaaatatttatactaattaatgaaaacaataatcttaataaataaaaaaaaattagattctttaaaaagtaatttaatcaattaaatttaaaataaatatctaaaaatttaatatttttacatttgtaatttcttaataaaaaatcaaaaaaatcaatataaatattttattattaattttagtaaAGTCGGTACTTGTTTTGATAactgtatataaaaaagagcaaattattttttttaatttttaaatttaaactaTAGTCTAATGTCAGTCCAAAAATCAGCATTAAAattgaacaaaaaaaaaggtataaATTAacagaaaagaaaaaaaaatttatagttgCAATAGGTGTccaaataattattacttttatttaatttatttattgaaaactgttattattattattactaacttttactaaaataagtataatttatatatttatactaattatattctttattaaacaaacttcttttaaagataaaacaaaaagaaaagaagaaaatacCACGTCATGAAACACAATACTATGTGAAAGATTAAAGAATAgaaaagattaaataaatatcatttttataaaaaaattttaaaatttgtaagCTTTATGAGTTAATACATTtacaaacttttttattcaattttttgtaaataaactGTTTACTGTTactgttttttttaagtgctttaattaaaaaacaccacagttaatatttttaaatgaaaaaaaaatatgtaatgaaactatttttataatttcataCTTGATTTAAAcactttttttcttatactttttttacaattaacaTGTTGAGTACCATAAACTTTGTCAAGTTCAATTATACCAAAATTATATCGCCTGAACGGAAATCTATTTCGTGAAATATATGATTGtggtattaaaaaattaataatgtgAAAACAATATCTATTAGGCTCATTACATTGATGAGCAATTCCAATATTTAACtctaaaacattaaatttttatagacTTTAATAACTTACTTAATCCCTGAAAAATATTTGCACATCCTCTTATCAAGAATGCACCATTAACTGCAGTTAATGTTTGATTCAAAGTTAAAGttctatttaaaacatttttacttaaaagagcaattttaatattttttgctgGTTTACCATTACATGAAAGAAATCCTTGTGTTTCAACGGAAGAATAAACAATACGTGAAACacgtttaaaattattagcCATAATAATgggtaaaaataatacaacccataataaaatcatgttgataaaatttataatagcaataaaacatttaatagaaaaaaaatgtaaaagttttctaattatatataaatttttgtatgatattatttgtaaagctaacttttaaaataaacatataattagtaattttttttccataaacaaataaaactTATTCTAATTTTTAGAACTTTtcagtttattttttaacatttttaccTAATTGAATGTTTTACAAGATCTcatttctttaatttatttttcataaataaatttgttataattattaaaattaaaatgaatatataaattgagTTCAGATAATTTTagattatcttttaataaaataaatttatttattgttattataaagtatttcaaaaatgagtaaaagtttactttttataagttaaaaaattagtaaaaatatttttagtttaatttattaaataaaaaaaacttaaatttcatcattcacttttttttggcattgaattacttttaaatcaacatttggttttttaattaacataaTAGATACAACTACTGGTGGTCTACCCCACGGTACTTGACCTTTTGTTTCAATTAACATTCTACAAGAATTAgtactatttattttacaattttcaataattgcAACATGtctaattaaaattttattgttacgTCTACCTTTAAAGAagacatttaataaattacaaaattttagttttatgatattttcttttttttttttcttttctatttcattaaattgattaattgattttgaggcaaaattatacattccatttgaaaaatcttttttatttatttcttgcCATTTTGAACAACTaggataagaaaaaataaatgtaatagttaatgtgaaaaataaaaagataataattttattattcatatcGATTTACACTATTatcactttttattaaaacattatatatatagttaatattgacattataaaatttattgaacaaaaaattatgatataacattttatttatgatatCTGTATTCATAAGCACTTTTGTATAACAATAAActcttgaaaaattatttattatctttaataattgttataaaagattaaactacaaatatttgtaaaaaaaataaaaatataactttttatttgaattttagttaatgataattatGGATAATTTAGTATAAACATAATtaaataagttttattttaaactttttatcatgctaacattatttaatattagaGGCGGTACAAAAAAAGGTGTATAAAACGAAAGGTAATGAAAATGGTAAACAGTTGTAGAAGAATGCTTAAATAACATGCTactataattttactttatttacttgttattattattactaattaCAACAAAATTTACTACTACATTATGTACTTTATTAATTACGAGAAGAACTTTTTACAAAAGTATGGCACAAAATAAAGAATCATCTACACGGAATAAAGTTATGTCATGgagaattttatattttttattacattttttttaattttgtatttactactttttttttgtaaattataataacattaaaattattaaaatatttctatctaatatttaatctatttgattattattagttttttCTATCATAGCATATATTATACCTTATAtctaaaaagttaatttagatattttgttttttgtttgaaatcttatttaataaaaaaaataaatatttttaaaaaatatattaaattgacgttaaaagttataatagtaataaatttattttattaaacatttttgttattaaattttataataatattacgTTAATGTTTCActctgaaaaaaaaagtttcaacgacataaaaaatatttattcacaataaaaaaaaagaattatatttttattgagtTAAACTTTCCCTTTATTTGTTGCATCGGTTctgataaaaaaacaaaaaatgtaGGAAAATGATATCTAATGTTAAATCCTGAACAAATTCTTGcctaaataaataatttaaagaaaaaaaaaattatattacaatatttgtttgattaaaattattttcaacatattcattcatttttaatacagcatttgaattattattttgttgattatataaatactGAAGATTTTGACGATCAGCTTCCATTAACCTTGGCATAACAACTTTTGGGAATTCATTTTTGTACAATTCAACATAAAGTGTACaccattctttttttaacaaaaattttgttttacatGAATATTTATACCCATCAATTAGTATTATTACACTAATAATAAGgataacaatatatattttatatgtaaaattcATATGcttattatgaaaattttatattttttaaataatttatttatagtttaaatattaaaaatagtttgtgttttaatatttatatattaaatataaaaatatttaaacaaatttttaatatattttattttttttgtacatatttttaatattttaagtttCATGTAAGTATCGAAAAAAATATCATCCATATTACTTTTcataaattgtttatatttttttgtgtaattttttatctaaaaataaaccaaaaaaatttttatacatgtaacatttttaaacatttaatttttttacaatactttatattttaaagaaatacagttgttaaaataatttttttttctttggcaatcattatatatttgtattattttataaaaacaattttttttactttttcaataagattgtaatatacaaaaagaaaatatatatataatatttatgtaatgcattatattttaattttgataattgtatttaatagaattattcattttattaccaaaatatttttttcaatagatagttatataaaaaaaaacaaaaagatttgatatgatataaaaaaaatagttattgtaatactatatataaaagattactaaatttattaaatattttattgattgtaaaaatgattaaaaaaatatctgtttttttatattgataaagaaataaaataaaatgatatccgtatcaatttttttaaaaacacatatataaaaaagaagaaactAACATATAATGTGAACATATTTATGGTATTAATTTACTACtatatttaaatcattacattcattaaataaacttaatgtaattttttaaagatttttttaattttcctaaataaaaataattatttaattgtatattctttttcattaacaaaaaaaaaaagttataatgtGGCAAATGAATTTAAgaaaagcaaaaaaaattaatgactTTCATCTTAATAgttcaaattattttattaattaaattattaacagtgttagtaattttaaacaattttaatttgttatcTTAAATGCTAAAgatttctattttaaaaaaatttttaaatttcttaattttcTCAAGTTTATTGAAAACCAATATAACcattcatttaataaataaaaaaaacataacaGTATTGctatataaaaaacaattattataaataataaataaacaaataatttaattaatataaatttgaaaCTCGTAactactaaaaaaaaaatttataaaaaaccacaaagaaataaaaaaattttattaaaatgatttttttttaaataaatgatggTTTAAATAATCCTTTTGATAACGAACCAAAAactaaacattttaatataataaatattaaaaatttaaacaattgtttttaaaatattttaaatgttactaaaaataaatttaataattaacgaataaatataattagactttataaacaaagaaataaaaatttttctatcaattaaatagtgtaaaatattacattttatatttaatataacataaaaatatttttgattgttaaaataaatgtcaaaaaaaaagtagaaaatttaaaatatatatattaatatctaattaaataataaagttaaatttattttataaaattatagcatatgatatttattatattttaagtaaaattaCCAATCAAGTCTAaaattcaaattaaaaatcaaatatttttttcaattacaTTCTCAAAatgaaaagtaaaaaaaaattatataaagtttttgcttgtttaataatattagttCAATTGACAACTGttattaaaacttattttaaaaaaaaagaattatttatttaatttttttattttaaattataaaaaggaattaaataaatatttattatgttaaatttttcctttaaaaactttaaaaatgtcGGATCTACTAATATATGTATCTACAAACTtcattatacaatttttgtaaaaaaattacttatgataattgcttttttaaatgttttaattaaaaaaacatttaaatttgctatactaaaaaaagtatttagtaaaattttttttttataattttatactttttaaaaacattatttttttatgccttttttacaaaatgttgtaataaattttatattttatgtcctagacataattttaaatctcAAGATCATCTTAAAAtgtctcttttttttaaaataagggtgtaattttttataaataataagaaaatacAAGAACATTCTTGTAAGTAgttcttttaattaaaatgttttaaaactcgtttttacttttttttcctaataaatgtaaatgtAATTCACGTGTTTCTTCATTTCGTTACTAATTCTTAAGATAACGAGTTCGTTAGAAGCTataataatctttaaaaaaaattgataccAAAACGATATTAATAAgcataaattttgtttagtTTAATATagcttaaaataaattgtctTAACAAACTTTTTATTCGTGAAATATATGATTGCggtatcaaaaaatttataacgTGAAAACAATATCTATTAGGCTCATAACATTGATGAGAAATTCCAATATTTAACtctaaaacattaaatttttatagattttaaaaacttaatgatttagaaatatttgcATATACTCTTATTTAGAATTTACTACTTTCTATTGTTATTGTTTAAAGttctatttaaa
This Strongyloides ratti genome assembly S_ratti_ED321, chromosome : 2 DNA region includes the following protein-coding sequences:
- a CDS encoding Transthyretin-like family-containing protein gives rise to the protein MILLWVVLFLPIIMANNFKRVSRIVYSSVETQGFLSCNGKPAKNIKIALLSKNVLNRTLTLNQTLTAVNGAFLIRGCANIFQGLKLNIGIAHQCNEPNRYCFHIINFLIPQSYISRNRFPFRRYNFGIIELDKVYGTQHVNCKKSIRKKVFKSSMKL